Proteins encoded by one window of Nisaea sediminum:
- a CDS encoding Zn-dependent hydrolase, with protein MSEPASNIRINGQRLWDSLMEMAKIGPGVRGGNNRQTLTDSDKEGRELFARWCGEQGLTMGVDSMGNMFARREGTDPSALPVMVGSHLDTQPTGGKYDGVLGVLGGLEVIRTLNDLGIKTKHPIEVVNWTNEEGTRFAPAMVASGVFAGVHTQEWAYERTDAEGKKLGDELERIGFKGDEPVGERKLHAFFELHIEQGPILEDENIDIGVVTHGQGLKWIQITLTGKESHTGSTPMPKRINAGLGMARITELVNRIALEHGPNGVGAIGHLELYPNSRNIIPGKTVFTVDFRHPDKANLEEMDAKLRKGAKEIADEIGLGLEIEQTGGFDPVTFDEGCVTAIRNAAEELGYSHRNIVSGAGHDACWINRVAPTAMVMCPCVDGLSHNEDEEITKEWATAGADVLFHAVVETAQIVE; from the coding sequence ATGAGCGAGCCGGCAAGCAATATCCGGATCAATGGTCAGCGGCTGTGGGACAGCCTCATGGAAATGGCGAAGATCGGACCGGGCGTCCGCGGCGGCAATAACCGCCAGACGCTGACGGATTCCGACAAGGAAGGGCGCGAGCTGTTCGCGAGATGGTGCGGCGAGCAGGGCCTCACCATGGGCGTCGACAGCATGGGTAATATGTTCGCCCGGCGTGAGGGCACGGACCCGTCGGCTCTGCCGGTTATGGTCGGCTCCCATCTCGACACTCAGCCGACCGGCGGCAAGTATGACGGCGTGCTCGGCGTGCTCGGCGGGCTGGAGGTGATCCGGACGTTGAACGATCTCGGCATCAAGACCAAACATCCGATCGAGGTTGTGAACTGGACCAACGAGGAGGGCACACGTTTTGCCCCCGCGATGGTCGCTTCCGGCGTCTTCGCCGGCGTCCACACGCAGGAATGGGCCTACGAGCGGACCGACGCCGAGGGCAAGAAGCTCGGCGACGAGCTGGAGCGGATCGGTTTCAAGGGCGACGAGCCGGTCGGCGAGCGCAAGCTGCACGCCTTCTTCGAGCTGCATATCGAGCAGGGCCCGATCCTCGAGGACGAGAATATCGATATCGGCGTGGTGACCCACGGCCAGGGCCTGAAATGGATCCAGATCACGCTCACTGGCAAGGAGAGCCACACCGGCTCCACCCCGATGCCGAAGCGGATCAATGCCGGCCTTGGCATGGCGCGGATCACCGAGCTGGTGAACAGGATCGCGCTCGAGCACGGTCCGAACGGGGTCGGCGCGATCGGGCATCTGGAGCTCTATCCGAACTCCCGGAACATCATCCCTGGCAAGACCGTCTTCACCGTCGACTTCCGCCATCCGGACAAGGCCAATCTCGAAGAGATGGACGCAAAGCTCCGCAAGGGGGCGAAGGAGATCGCCGACGAGATCGGCCTCGGGCTGGAGATCGAGCAGACCGGCGGCTTCGATCCGGTCACTTTCGACGAGGGTTGCGTCACGGCGATCCGCAATGCGGCCGAGGAACTCGGCTATTCGCACCGGAACATCGTCTCCGGCGCCGGGCACGATGCCTGCTGGATCAACCGGGTGGCGCCGACCGCAATGGTCATGTGCCCCTGCGTCGATGGGCTCAGCCATAACGAGGACGAGGAAATCACGAAGGAATGGGCGACCGCGGGGGCGGACGTGCTGTTCCATGCGGTCGTCGAAACAGCCCAGATCGTCGAATAA
- a CDS encoding TetR family transcriptional regulator C-terminal domain-containing protein: MAAVTGETPRTRIQQENRERILKAALDMFSRSGYRGTTLDQIASAAGMSKPNMLYYFRTKEELYRSVLQETLDDWLTPFAKLDPEGDPSAELGAYISAKLAHARINPKASRLFANEILQGAPLLEKTLKGRLKDLVEEKSKAIRTWIAAGKMVPIEPLHLIYMIWAATQHYADFETQMDALEGTEPGTREKRFENAERTLFTVLFNGLKPR, encoded by the coding sequence ATGGCCGCCGTCACCGGAGAGACTCCGCGCACACGCATTCAGCAGGAGAACCGCGAGCGCATCCTCAAAGCGGCGCTCGACATGTTTTCGCGCTCCGGATACCGCGGCACCACGCTCGACCAGATTGCCTCGGCCGCCGGGATGTCCAAGCCGAACATGCTCTACTACTTCCGCACCAAGGAAGAGCTCTACCGGAGTGTCCTGCAGGAGACCCTCGACGACTGGCTGACGCCGTTCGCGAAACTCGATCCCGAGGGCGATCCGAGCGCCGAACTCGGCGCCTACATTTCCGCAAAACTGGCTCATGCCCGCATCAATCCGAAAGCCTCCCGCCTCTTCGCCAATGAGATCCTTCAGGGTGCGCCCCTGCTGGAGAAAACCCTGAAGGGCCGGCTGAAGGACCTCGTCGAGGAAAAGTCCAAGGCGATCCGGACCTGGATCGCCGCCGGCAAGATGGTGCCGATCGAACCTCTGCACCTGATCTACATGATCTGGGCCGCGACCCAGCATTACGCCGATTTCGAAACCCAGATGGATGCACTCGAAGGCACCGAACCGGGGACCCGCGAGAAACGCTTCGAAAACGCCGAGCGGACCTTGTTCACCGTTCTCTTCAATGGCCTGAAACCGCGTTAA
- the preA gene encoding NAD-dependent dihydropyrimidine dehydrogenase subunit PreA: protein MANLQTNFLGIKSPNPFWLASAPPTDREVNVTRAFKAGWGGVVWKTLGEDPHIVNVNGPRYGAVHSNDRRLIGLNNIELITDRPLEVNLREIKAVKKAWPDRAIVVSLMVPCEEEAWKKILPLVEETGADGIELNFGCPHGMSERGMGAAVGQVPEYVEMVARWCKQNTRMPVIVKLTPNITDVRQPARAAKKGGADAVSLINTINSVMGVDLDIMAPSPHIDGKGTHGGYCGPAVKPIALSMVSEIARDAETKDLPISAIGGITTWRDAAEFMAMGAGTVQVCTAAMTYGFKIVEEMKSGLSDWMDGKGYTSIDQFVGLAVPNVTDWQYLNLNYVVKARIDQESCIKCGRCHIVCEDTSHQAIWAEKDGQRHFEVNDAECVGCNLCVSVCPVEGCITMEHLTEGVDARTGQPINPEYGNWTTHPNNPMRVAAE from the coding sequence ATGGCAAATCTGCAGACCAATTTCCTTGGTATCAAATCCCCCAACCCGTTCTGGCTGGCCTCCGCACCGCCGACCGACCGGGAGGTCAACGTCACCCGCGCCTTTAAAGCGGGCTGGGGCGGCGTCGTCTGGAAGACGCTCGGCGAGGATCCGCATATCGTGAACGTCAACGGCCCGCGCTATGGCGCCGTGCATTCAAACGACCGGCGCCTGATCGGCCTCAACAACATCGAGCTGATCACCGACCGGCCGCTGGAGGTGAACCTTCGCGAAATCAAGGCGGTGAAGAAGGCCTGGCCGGACCGGGCGATCGTCGTCTCGCTGATGGTTCCCTGCGAGGAAGAGGCCTGGAAAAAGATCCTGCCGCTGGTCGAGGAGACTGGCGCTGACGGGATCGAGCTCAATTTCGGTTGCCCGCACGGGATGTCGGAGCGCGGCATGGGGGCGGCAGTGGGCCAAGTGCCTGAATATGTCGAGATGGTCGCGCGCTGGTGCAAGCAGAACACCCGCATGCCGGTGATCGTGAAGCTGACGCCGAACATCACGGATGTCCGTCAGCCCGCGCGGGCGGCGAAGAAGGGTGGGGCGGACGCGGTTTCCCTGATCAACACCATTAACTCGGTCATGGGTGTGGATCTCGACATCATGGCGCCGAGCCCGCATATCGACGGCAAGGGCACCCATGGCGGCTATTGCGGCCCGGCGGTGAAGCCGATCGCGCTCAGCATGGTCTCCGAGATCGCCCGCGATGCGGAGACGAAGGACCTGCCGATCTCCGCCATTGGCGGCATCACGACCTGGCGCGACGCCGCCGAGTTCATGGCGATGGGCGCCGGCACGGTGCAGGTCTGCACGGCCGCGATGACCTACGGCTTCAAGATCGTCGAGGAGATGAAGTCCGGGCTCTCCGACTGGATGGACGGGAAGGGCTATACCTCCATCGACCAGTTCGTCGGCCTTGCCGTTCCAAACGTCACCGACTGGCAGTATCTGAACCTGAACTATGTCGTGAAGGCGCGGATCGACCAGGAGAGCTGCATCAAGTGCGGCCGCTGCCATATCGTCTGCGAGGACACCTCTCACCAGGCGATCTGGGCGGAGAAGGACGGCCAGCGGCATTTCGAAGTGAACGACGCGGAATGCGTCGGCTGCAATCTCTGTGTCAGCGTCTGCCCGGTCGAGGGCTGTATCACGATGGAGCATCTGACCGAGGGTGTCGACGCGCGCACCGGCCAGCCGATCAATCCGGAATACGGCAACTGGACGACGCATCCGAACAACCCGATGCGGGTGGCTGCGGAGTAA